The genomic window CTGCAAACACAGGACATAAGTGCATCTTACTTGCTGGTTATCTGGTAACATAAATTAATTCATTGGTAACACAACCATTAACAATGCTCACTGCAAATTAGGTAGTTATCGGAAAATAAGTTCCGCTGTAGTAGCAACTAAAAAACATAATTAGGAATAAAGATGATTTTAATAAAGCACTGGTTTTTCTATGAACTGCAGAAATTTCAATTCATATCCATGTTTAGCATAAAATGAGCTACAATCAGTTATGATTAATGATGAGTAATTGTTTGATATTCTTCCGTTACAGTTCATTACAGCTATTTTATTCTTCCAATGTATAGCTTGAATCATCAGGCATACCTTATCATGCCCCTTTAGAGAAAGTAGAGGATAAATGAATCAATTCACAATAGTTACTCTTGATATACTATAATATTATACAGTTCTCAattactttcttcttctttctcatcatttttgtttatttcaagatGTGAGTAAATAGCTCTTAAAAGACCCCAGTGAAGTACGtgaatacaacagacacaaaaaatatttaaaaaattcaaactTATTTGAGGAATACAGATCTCCTGTTTGCAACACATTTCTTTACTAAGTAAGGAATATGCTGCTGTTTTATGTGCTAGTTCAtacatattcattttcttttcaTGTATGTGTTTTTCAAATATGGCTTTGTACGTTCTGTAAAAATAGAGGGTAATGAGAGAGCTCCACTTTATTTATTAGATACTTTAATGTTCCAAGTGCTGACATACAATTTTGATGCAAAAATTTACTCCCAGAatctatttgttattattttaaaataaaaccaacaACATAAAATATCAAACTCGCTTAATTTACAGTCGTTTGATACACTTTTATGTATGtttaaaattatatgatatgatttcAGTGCAAATAATATCATCATAAATGCAAAATTGCAGTGATGGTACCTACAGACACTTAAATGCATATAACATTAATGAATATTCAAAGCAGGCCATACCACCTCACTATCATTATGCACGATAATGCTCTGAATACCACCAATCTACCTGCTTTAGAGTTCACAGTACTGTTACTATGTTTATGGAATACATACTATGTATTTATGTTACAGGCATCATTCTTTTAACTTAAAAAAAAGTCTTACAGGATGGTAAGGTCAATGGAATGTCTTTTTAAAGAACGTAGGTAGTTACAAAAGAAACAGCTGTGTATAATATGAAGGCAACAGATGGATGCACATGTTTTTATGTTGCACATATTGTTTAACATTAATCTCTATCTTGAAGGACCTAATAAAATCCTTTAAGATGACAGCCTATTAATCACACAGTTTGTTGTCAAATACAATTACTCCTTCCTTGTTTTTGTGGCATGCATGAATTTTTCTATTGTGTAATGACCAATTGTTGCATTGTGTAGCAGGATTTAGAGTTCCAGCAATAAGCAGAAACTTGTAAATATACTATATCCACTTTGGATACTTCTCAGTACTATGAAATGTCAGATTTTGCCCACAATCACTCTCAGATTACAATACACTCATGTGGGAAAGAGTATCGGCCTGTTGATGTTCCTGGTATTGGACAAGCTGAAAAGCAAATTGTTACAATTTAATGATCAACTGGTGATAAGAATAAGGATTGATATGGAGGAATAGCAACAATATTAATAGGCAAATGTGCTGAAGTAACTGTGTCAAAGTATTTTATATGCTAATTTTCAGCAAAATAttgaacaaaaataaaacataagcAAAAAACTAACTTTTCTGATGAATTTGCTGTGGATACTTGGTACAACATGATTACAAAGTAGAAATACATTTTTGTCACTGGTTCACCAATGATGGTACAGCCTAATATTAATGAAATAGTAATTATTCTGGGATATGATCATGGCCATAATTTAGAATAGCATTGTGCAAAATGGAGTAGTAGTCATCTCATAGATTAGAGATGCTAGACTAAAAATTTTATCTGAAATATGTTAACACATACCAGTAAGTCTTATCTCAGATTTACTTGTCCCATATCACATTGTATCTACGTACAGAAAAAATGAAGGGGGGTAAATATATAAATTAAAGCTTTCTAAATTTTTCAGTATTAGTATTCCTGTGCAAACCTAGGCATATAGTGGAAGTGTTTCTTCATGAAACATATCTTTTCCAAACCTTGTCCCTTCTGCAAGTATAATACTAAAAGAAAATAGGTAGTCAGGTTTCTACTGAATTTAGTTTTACTGACGCTTGCTTTCTTTGCTAGGCTTCTGAGTTTTCATGACACTAGGTACTTAAATTTGCAAGCTTAGCAATTAAAGATGCAGGATGAACGAATGTTTGTCAACAATGACATTGTTTTTAGAAACTTAAACCGGTGCAATTGAAATTACATCTATTTAGATAATTCTATTATATAAACGTTTACAATGAATCAAGTTTCAGGGCTCAgtaataaaattttaattcataCAACTTTTTAAGTAACATCCTAGTATCTCATTCTAATTAAGTTGTGCAAAAGGAAAATAAACGGTGCAATATTAGTGATATTAAATGATTGCAGAATGATAATACATTACCATTTTGACAGCGGTTGCCATAGAAACCTGTCCCTTCGCAACGACAGCGATACCCAGGCTCAAATGATATTTGACTGCATGAACCTCCATTCTCGCATGGGTTCACCTGACAGGGGTCATCACCACGTCCTGTCCAGGAAAATAAAGCTACCCTAAGACTCTACACCGTTGTGAAAACTGCATTTACACAAATAAAATGCGGCAAAATTGATATATGTGAATCACAAATGTCCCGCTTTACCTTTCAGAGCCTTCCTACATTCTTCCCTTGAAGAATATCTGTATTCCGAGTAACATCCGACCCCACACAAGCATGTACCCTCCTGAATGCGGCAGCCTTGTCGGGTCTGATTACTTTCGCACATAAAGACAAACTGAAATTCTGTCAAACGAAAATGTATTTAATCATGAGTAGGCTTAATTGTTACTTTTCGTGTGACCCATACGACTCAACTTACCAAACACTAGAAGTATGTATAATAAGACAGTCCTCGCTTTTAACATTTCTGCTGTAAAAGATGGAAGTCGTTTTATATGAATTCTCTTGAAAATAAGCGGGCACTACAACTGAAGCAGGGGGTCATTGCTCTAGGAGACTAAAGTTCACGGAATGATAAACCCCTTTCTGATAACTTTATATAGTAGCCCCGCAGTCGTAGCCTCTACATTAAGGGGGTCAATAGTGTCTTTTCAGGTCATCTTACCAGCAAGAATATTAAATGATTTAGATTTACTACTCCCGTTTGCCTTGGTGTAGCATTTACTGCCATGAGTATCATGGAAATTCAGTTTATGTAGATGATGCCGTGATTGCTCTCCGTTGTCAGGAtaaagacaaaaagaaagaaattttatatTATAGGTAGCTTATAGGATCTATGATGGAACGGCTACTGTCCATTCTGTGATAAAGTACACTGTTAACGATGCTAGATAAACACGACAACTTCCGCATATACGCGTGATACCGGTACCGGTCGCGGTAGAATTTACGGCAACCTTTTTCTTCTACAGCTCTCTTTTTTAAGCCTTTCCAGCTGTAATTATGACATGGCAGAAACAATTATTTTACCTCGTTTAGTAACACCATGTACAAAAAAGTATTGTATCTCATACATACATTTCGCTATCGTACAGATATAGCAATCCATTACTTCGTTTGGGGCTGTGAACTAGTCACTCTTTTCATATTTACGCACATTGGTCTACTTTCTTTCCGTCTCTGAATCGGCAGATacatttttattgcttttgaccTTTACAAAAATGCACAGTATTGTAAGCGCATTGTTATTATTACGTGAATTCATGGGTAACTAATACGTTTTCCTCTGTACACTCCCAACGTCTTGCATCAACACTAATGGAACAGTCACAGTCGTACTTCCGTTTATAACTTACACACGTGAGCTGATTAAATCCAAACAATATAAATTGTCAAAGATGAATAAATaatagttcgcagctcgtggtcgtgcggtcgcgttctcgcttcccgcgcccgggttcgattcccggcgggttcagggattttctctgcctcatgatgactggatgttgtgtgatgtccttaggttagttaggtttgagtagttctaagctctacggtactgatgaccattgatgttaagtcccatagtgctcagagccaataaataataaatacaaacaataaaatagGCTACATTTGTTTTCTGTAGCCATGTGTAGTTCTTCCCAGTTTCACCACGAAAAAGTAAACGTAATTGACTCAGTGTAACAGTATTACACCACGTCACTCTTGAATTGTAAACAAAATATGTGTTCTACGACAAAACAAAATGCTCCGTGAGACACCTGTGGAACCAGTTGAGCACAACACTTTGCCATGTCGCTGAATAGACGACGAAAAGTATTTCACTTTCAAAAATTCGGTTGCTACGAGAGGAATGTATTGCAATACAACTACAGTGCCATTAACAAAGGCGTGTAGACACACAACAATGGATGACGTTCGACGAAATTGTTTTCCTTCAAAGAACTGTGATAAGAGTTTTAATCCGTATAAAAATATATACGCacaagttttataaaacattagctGTACCAGCTCttacttgatttgatttgatttatttcgtgttccataggacCAACTGTGTTGGATTCACAAGGACGTGAAACGAGTCAGTTTTTGCTAATAGAacctgataatcttatagcatatacagaaatttgagtacataattatatagaaatttatacagtaaattctttgggcagcaatacgggaaaagaaaatacatatttttttagaatcattaaagcactacacagaaaacagatacagagctcaagttaaataacattcttagtggcattatgtcaacttgtattatataatattaaaattttacaatttatttagttaaaaattcatctagactgtaaaaagctttttctaacagaaatatttttagtaattCCTTAAACTTGCTCTTGTTATGAAtgtctgtctttatttcaggaagaagagcattgaagagttttgctccagtgtagtggacacccttttgcaccaagctcaaatttctgtgctcgctgtgtatgtcattcttcctccttgtgttatgctcatgataattactgtttggttgaaatatctctatatttttgcaaacaaaacacacgagaaaaaaaatatattggcatgtagttgtgtatattttaagttttcgaaagctatttctacacgagtctcttgggcgcaatccacatataattcttaaagctcgcttctgtgcaataaacactttccttgctaatggctggttgccccaaaaaataataccatactcaatgagagaatgaaaatagccatagtatgccactttggcagtgttaggttcaacacatgtagtgacaacccgtaaagcatagatAGCAGAGCTAAgtctcttacagagatcaataatatgtaaagaccagttcagtttcttgtcaatgtgcactccaagaaattttgttgtttccattcattgtattggttgattaccacatgtcacgcttatctctctctctttttctctttttgtacagaattgaataaagctggtcttactgcaatttaatgagagaccattcaccttgaaccaattaaccacatctgagagtatgtgattaatgggttcctcaagattgttgtctgttctagtGCTCAtacaaattgtggtatcatcagcaaatattgtaaatttacgcggcaggcttgtacatgatggtagatcattcataaaaatcaggaatatagtggtccaagaattgagccctgaggcactccacatgtaatggaactccattcagaatctgaggaagcgtcacatactccacccgagctattcaagacaactttttgttttctgtcttggagtaacgactgtagccaattgcctgcaacaccacttattcctactaattttgctttttgcacaagaatctggtgatcaacacagtcaaatgctttggataaatcacagaagacacctagtgctagcattttttcattaagggtttctaggacttcatttgcaagtgcatagactgcgtcttctgttcaacggcccttttgaaagccaaattggctcttgctgatcactccattcttcatgagatgatcagtaattcttacatgtattagtttttctagaattttggagaaagctgtcagcaaagagatagatcgatagttagttcagctttatcgccctttttgtacaggggcttcacaatggcatacttaagtctactgggaacaacacctttctgaagggaagcattga from Schistocerca nitens isolate TAMUIC-IGC-003100 chromosome 5, iqSchNite1.1, whole genome shotgun sequence includes these protein-coding regions:
- the LOC126259382 gene encoding adhesive plaque matrix protein 2-like, whose amino-acid sequence is MLKARTVLLYILLVFEFQFVFMCESNQTRQGCRIQEGTCLCGVGCYSEYRYSSREECRKALKGRGDDPCQVNPCENGGSCSQISFEPGYRCRCEGTGFYGNRCQNACPIPGTSTGRYSFPHECIVI